In the Oncorhynchus gorbuscha isolate QuinsamMale2020 ecotype Even-year linkage group LG05, OgorEven_v1.0, whole genome shotgun sequence genome, one interval contains:
- the LOC124034969 gene encoding dentin sialophosphoprotein-like, translating to MGVSHRANDTHRANDTHRANDTHRANDTHRANDTHRDNDTHRANDTHRANDTHRANDTHRSNDTHRGNDTHRSNDTHRGNDTHCANDAHRSSDTHRANDTHRANDTHRSNDTHRSNDTHRSNDTHRGNDTHRGNDTHRGNDTHLGNDTHRGNDTHRANDTHRANDTYRSNDTHRGNDTHRGNDTHRANDTHRANDTHRSNDTHRANDTHRANDTHRANDTHRSNDTHRANDTHSSNDTHRSNDTHRANDTHRGNDTHRGNDTHRGNDTHLGNDTHLGNDTHRANDTYRGNDTHRGNDTHRGNDTHRGNDTHRSNDTHRVNDTHRSNDTHRSNDTHRSNDTHRSNDTHRANDTHRSNDTHRANDTHRANDTHRANDTHRSNDTHRSNDTHRANDTHSSNDTHRSNDTHRANDTHRGNDTHRSNDTHRGNDTHLGNDTHRANDTYRSNDTHRGNDTHRGNDTHRGNDTHRGNDTHRSNDTHRSNDTHRSNDTHRSNDTHRSNDTHRSNDTHRVNDTHRVNDTHRSNDTHRSNDTHRSNDTHRSNDTHRSNDTHSANDTHRSNDTHRANDTHRSNDTHRSNDTHRSNDTHRANDTHRSNDTHRANDTHRANDTHRSNDTHRSNDTHRSNDTHRANDTHRANDTHRVNDTHRANDTHRSNDTHRSNDTHRSNDTHRSNDTHRANDTHRANDTHRANDTHRANDTHRNDNRDTHRSNDTHRANDTHRSNDTHRANDTHRANDTHRSNDTHRSNDTHRSNDTHRGNDTHRGNDTHRGNDTHRANDTHRANDTHRANDTHRSNDTHRSNDTHRANDTHRSNDTHRSNDTHRSNDTHRANDTHRANDTHRANDTHRVNDTHRANDTHRSNDTHSANDTHRSNDTHRANDTHRSNDTHRANDTHRSNDTHRSNDTHRSNDTHRSNDTHRSNDTHRSNDTHRSNDTHRSNDTHRSNDTHRSNDTHRSNDTHRSNDTHRSNDTHRSNDTHRSNDTHRANDTHRANDTHRANDTHRANDTHRANDTHRANDTHRANDTHRANDTHRANDTHRANDTHKEMNKLLFLLLIY from the coding sequence ATGGGCGTGTCCCACCGTGCTAATGACACCCACCGTGCTAACGACACCCACCGTGCTAACGACACCCACCGTGCTAACGACACCCACCGTGCTAATGACACCCACCGTGATAATGACACCCACCGTGCTAACGACACCCACCGTGCTAACGACACCCACCGTGCTAATGACACCCACCGTAGTAATGACACCCACCGTGGTAATGACACCCACCGTAGTAATGACACCCACCGTGGTAATGACACCCACTGTGCTAACGACGCCCACCGTAGTAGTGACACCCACCGTGCTAACGACACCCACCGTGCTAACGACACCCACCGTAGTAACGACACCCACCGTAGTAACGACACCCACCGTAGTAACGACACCCACCGTGGTAATGACACCCACCGTGGTAATGACACCCACCGTGGTAATGACACCCACCTTGGTAATGACACCCACCGTGGTAATGACACCCACCGTGCTAACGACACCCACCGTGCTAACGACACCTACCGTAGTAATGACACCCACCGTGGTAATGACACCCACCGTGGTAATGACACCCACCGTGCTAACGACACCCACCGTGCTAATGACACCCACCGCAGTAATGACACCCACCGTGCTAATGACACCCACCGTGCTAATGACACCCACCGTGCTAATGACACCCACCGTAGTAATGACACCCACCGTGCTAACGACACCCACAGTAGTAATGACACCCACCGTAGTAATGACACCCACCGTGCTAATGACACCCACCGTGGTAATGACACCCACCGTGGTAATGACACCCACCGTGGTAATGACACCCACCTTGGTAATGACACCCACCTTGGTAATGACACCCACCGTGCTAACGACACCTACCGTGGTAATGACACCCACCGTGGTAATGACACCCACCGTGGTAACGACACCCACCGTGGTAACGACACCCACCGTAGTAATGACACCCACCGTGTTAATGACACCCACCGTAGTAATGACACCCACCGTAGTAATGACACCCACCGTAGTAATGACACCCACCGTAGTAATGACACCCACCGTGCTAATGACACCCACCGTAGTAATGACACCCACCGTGCTAATGACACCCACCGTGCTAATGACACCCACCGTGCCAATGACACCCACCGTAGTAATGACACCCACCGTAGTAATGACACCCACCGTGCTAACGACACCCACAGTAGTAATGACACCCACCGTAGTAATGACACCCACCGTGCTAATGACACCCACCGTGGTAATGACACCCACCGTAGTAATGACACCCACCGTGGTAATGACACCCACCTTGGTAATGACACCCACCGTGCTAACGACACCTACCGTAGTAATGACACCCACCGTGGTAATGACACCCACCGTGGTAACGACACCCACCGTGGTAACGACACCCACCGTGGTAACGACACCCACCGTAGTAATGACACCCACCGTAGTAATGACACCCACCGTAGTAATGACACCCACCGTAGTAATGACACCCACCGTAGTAATGACACCCACCGTAGTAATGACACCCACCGTGTTAATGACACCCACCGTGTTAATGACACCCACCGTAGTAACGACACCCACCGTAGTAACGACACCCACCGTAGTAACGACACCCACCGTAGTAACGACACCCACCGTAGTAACGACACCCACAGTGCTAATGACACCCACCGTAGTAATGACACCCACCGTGCTAATGACACCCACCGTAGTAATGACACCCACCGTAGTAATGACACCCACCGTAGTAATGACACTCACCGTGCTAACGACACCCACCGTAGTAATGACACCCACCGTGCTAATGACACCCACCGTGCTAATGACACCCACCGTAGTAACGACACCCACCGTAGTAACGACACCCACCGTAGTAACGACACCCACCGTGCTAACGACACCCACCGTGCTAATGACACCCACCGTGTTAATGACACCCACCGTGCTAATGACACCCACCGTAGTAATGACACCCACCGTAGTAATGACACCCACCGTAGTAATGACACCCACCGTAGTAATGACACCCACCGTGCTAATGACACCCACCGTGCTAATGACACCCACCGTGCTAATGACACCCACCGTGCTAATGACACCCACCGTAATGACAACCGTGACACCCACCGTAGTAACGACACCCACCGTGCTAATGACACCCACCGTAGTAATGACACCCACCGTGCTAATGACACCCACCGTGCTAATGACACCCACCGTAGTAATGACACCCACCGTAGTAATGACACCCACCGTAGTAATGACACCCACCGTGGTAATGACACCCACCGTGGTAATGACACCCACCGTGGTAACGACACCCACCGTGCTAACGACACCCACCGTGCTAACGACACCCACCGTGCTAACGACACCCACCGTAGTAACGACACCCACCGTAGTAATGACACCCACCGTGCTAATGACACCCACCGTAGTAATGACACCCACCGTAGTAATGACACCCACCGTAGTAATGACACCCACCGTGCTAATGACACCCACCGTGCTAATGACACCCACCGTGCTAATGACACCCACCGTGTTAATGACACCCACCGTGCTAATGACACCCACCGTAGTAACGACACCCACAGTGCTAATGACACCCACCGTAGTAATGACACCCACCGTGCTAATGACACCCACCGTAGTAATGACACCCACCGTGCTAATGACACCCACCGTAGTAATGACACCCACCGTAGTAATGACACCCACCGTAGTAATGACACCCACCGTAGTAACGACACCCACCGTAGTAACGACACCCACCGTAGTAATGACACCCACCGTAGTAACGACACCCACCGTAGTAACGACACCCACCGTAGTAACGACACCCACCGTAGTAACGACACCCACCGTAGTAACGACACCCACCGTAGTAACGACACCCACCGTAGTAACGACACCCACCGTAGTAACGACACCCACCGTAGTAACGACACCCACCGTGCTAACGACACCCACCGTGCTAACGACACCCACCGTGCTAACGACACCCACCGTGCTAACGACACCCACCGTGCTAACGACACCCACCGTGCTAACGACACCCACCGTGCTAACGACACCCACCGTGCTAACGACACCCACCGTGCTAACGACACCCACCGTGCTAATGACACACACAAAGAAATGAACAAATTGTTGTTTCTTCTTTTAATTTATTGA